One genomic window of Motacilla alba alba isolate MOTALB_02 chromosome 1, Motacilla_alba_V1.0_pri, whole genome shotgun sequence includes the following:
- the ATP5PO gene encoding ATP synthase subunit O, mitochondrial → MAAAAGLVLKVRQLSTTAARPVTKLVKPPIQVYGLEGRYATALYSAASKQKKLEQVEKELTRVWSLLKDPKLSSVVMNPHTKSSVKQKAVNDALAREKMSPITVNLMNLLAENGRLRFTPGIISAFGKIMSAVRGEVVCTVTTAQPLDEANLTELKSALNGFLAKGEVLKLETKTDPAILGGMIVNIGEKYVDMSTRSKIQKLTKIMRETV, encoded by the exons ATGGCGGCGGCAGCCGGGCTCGTCTTGAAG GTGCGGCAGCTGAGTACGACGGCGGCGAGACCGGTGACCAAGCTGGTCAAG CCGCCCATCCAGGTGTACGGGCTGGAAGGGCGCTATGCCACCGCCCTCTACTCGGCAGCCAGCAAGCAGAAgaagctggagcaggtggagaAGGAGCTGACCCGGGTGTGG AGCCTCCTGAAGGACCCCAAGCTGTCCAGTGTGGTGATGAACCCTCACACCAAGagctcagtgaaacaaaaagcCGTGAACGACGCCCTGGCAAGAGAGAAGATGTCCCCGATCACTGTCAACCTGATGA ATCTGCTGGCCGAGAACGGCCGCCTGCGCTTCACCCCGGGCATCATCTCTGCCTTCGGGAAGATCATGAGCGCCGTCCGAGGGGAGGTGGTGTGCACGGTCACCACGGCCCAG ccCTTGGATGAGGCCAACCTCACTGAACTGAAAAGTGCTCTGAACGGGTTCTTGGCCAAAGGAGAGGTGTTGAAACTGGAGACTAAG ACTGACCCAGCGATCCTTGGTGGCATGATTGTCAATATTGGGGAGAAGTACGTGGACATGTCAACAAGGTCCAAGATCCAGAAACTCACCAAAATCATGAGAGAGACTGTCTAG